One window of Kosakonia cowanii JCM 10956 = DSM 18146 genomic DNA carries:
- the norW gene encoding NADH:flavorubredoxin reductase NorW → MSAGIVIIGSGFAARTLVKNIRKLDSHVPLTLIAADGMEEYSKPELSHVISQAQRAEDLIRQTAGDFAEQFNVRLFPYTFVTAIDPHAQVVKSADRSWQYDKLVLATGAKAFVPPLPGREMMLTLNSLQEYHACEEQLRAAKRVLIVGAGLIGCELAMDFQRAGKTVTLLDNAASILPALMPPEVSARLQHCLTANGVRLLLASKLARLEARESGVRAQLDDECSVDADVVVAATGLVPHTALAQAAGLETRRGIVVDATLQTSHPHLFALGDCAEINGQVLPFLQPIQLSAMTLAKNLTGSPAQLTLPPMLVKVKTPLMPLHLAGETSRADLRWRITTDAAGMVAKGFDIDDKLRAFVVSEDRMKEAFALLKALGQ, encoded by the coding sequence ATGAGCGCCGGGATTGTGATTATCGGCTCGGGCTTCGCCGCCCGCACGCTGGTGAAAAATATCCGCAAGCTGGACAGCCACGTGCCGCTGACGCTGATTGCCGCCGACGGCATGGAAGAGTACAGCAAGCCGGAACTGAGCCATGTGATAAGCCAGGCGCAGCGCGCTGAGGATCTGATCCGCCAGACGGCGGGCGACTTCGCCGAGCAGTTCAACGTGCGCCTTTTCCCCTACACCTTTGTCACCGCCATCGATCCCCATGCGCAGGTGGTGAAAAGCGCCGACAGAAGCTGGCAGTACGATAAGTTAGTGCTGGCGACCGGGGCGAAAGCCTTTGTGCCGCCGCTGCCGGGGCGTGAAATGATGCTGACGCTCAACAGTTTGCAGGAGTACCACGCCTGCGAAGAGCAACTGCGGGCGGCAAAGCGGGTGCTGATTGTCGGTGCCGGGCTGATTGGCTGTGAGTTAGCGATGGATTTTCAGCGCGCCGGGAAAACCGTCACCCTGCTGGATAACGCCGCCAGCATCCTTCCGGCGCTGATGCCGCCGGAGGTGAGCGCTCGCCTGCAACACTGCCTGACGGCAAACGGCGTGCGCCTGCTGCTCGCCTCTAAACTGGCACGGCTTGAGGCTCGGGAGAGCGGCGTGCGGGCGCAGCTGGATGATGAATGCAGTGTCGATGCCGATGTGGTGGTTGCCGCCACCGGTCTGGTGCCGCACACCGCACTGGCGCAAGCTGCCGGGCTGGAGACCCGCCGCGGGATTGTCGTCGACGCAACGCTGCAAACCAGCCATCCGCATCTCTTCGCGCTGGGCGACTGCGCCGAGATTAATGGTCAGGTACTGCCCTTCCTGCAACCCATTCAGCTCAGCGCCATGACGCTGGCGAAAAACCTGACCGGAAGCCCGGCACAACTGACGCTGCCGCCGATGCTGGTAAAGGTGAAAACGCCGCTGATGCCGCTGCACCTGGCGGGTGAAACCTCGCGCGCCGACCTGCGCTGGCGCATCACTACCGATGCCGCAGGCATGGTGGCAAAAGGGTTCGACATTGATGATAAGCTGCGCGCGTTTGTGGTCAGTGAAGATCGCATGAAAGAGGCCTTTGCGCTGCTGAAGGCGCTGGGGCAATAG
- the hypF gene encoding carbamoyltransferase HypF codes for MSQSPGVCLRVYGKVQGVGFRPFVWQLAQQLALNGDVCNDAQGVEIRLVGDAQAFLRLLHQRCPPLARIDRVEQHPFHWPVLPQAFTIRDSAGGAMDTQIVPDAATCPDCLAEMFNPAGRRYRYPFINCTHCGPRFTIIHAMPYDRPLTVMAAFPLCPACEAEYHNPLDRRFHAQPVACAECGPQLSWHDASYRATGEEALQMAVALIKSGGVVAVKGIGGFHLVCDAGNEAAVRYLRARKQRPTKPLAVMLVSSDGLSPEAQRLLATPAAPIVLVESASISGLCEAIAPGLDEIGVMLPSNPVQHLLAQALQRPLVMTSGNLSGRPPALTNAAAQAELASIVDGFLLHNRDIVQRMDDSVVRASGEMLRRARGYVPDALPLPPGFRDIPPLLCLGAQMKNTFCLLRGDSAVPGQHFGDLTDEGVEAQWQNALRLMQQIYDFTPQQVVVDAHPAYRTRAWADRTGLPLRSVLHHHAHAAACLGEHGWPLDGGDVIAITLDGIGMGEGGALWGGECLRVNYRDCEHLGGLPAVALPGGDLAARQPWRNLLAQMLAFVERWQAYPETALIQQQNWPVLERAIARGINAPLASSCGRLFDAVACALGCAPEQLSYEGEAACQLEALAAKAENVEHPVKMPLCGNRLDLATFWQTWLGWQALPSARAWAFHDALACGFAGLAREQACKRGITTLVFSGGVLHNRLLKARLQHYLVDFTLLFPHQLPAGDGGIAFGQGLVAAARAIAPAPSAAQRPLSCDLH; via the coding sequence ATGAGCCAAAGCCCTGGGGTTTGCTTACGCGTTTACGGAAAAGTGCAGGGGGTGGGCTTCCGCCCCTTTGTCTGGCAACTGGCGCAGCAGCTGGCGCTGAACGGCGATGTCTGTAACGACGCGCAGGGGGTAGAGATACGCCTCGTTGGCGACGCGCAGGCCTTTCTCCGCCTTCTGCACCAGCGCTGTCCGCCGCTGGCGCGCATCGATCGCGTTGAGCAGCACCCCTTTCACTGGCCTGTTTTACCGCAGGCCTTCACCATCCGCGACAGCGCGGGCGGGGCAATGGATACGCAGATTGTTCCCGATGCCGCGACCTGTCCTGACTGTCTGGCGGAGATGTTCAACCCCGCCGGGCGCCGCTACCGCTACCCCTTTATCAACTGCACCCACTGCGGGCCGCGTTTTACCATCATTCATGCCATGCCCTATGACCGCCCGTTGACGGTGATGGCGGCGTTTCCTCTCTGCCCGGCCTGCGAAGCGGAGTACCACAATCCGCTGGACAGGCGATTTCACGCCCAGCCGGTGGCCTGCGCGGAATGTGGGCCGCAGCTGAGCTGGCATGATGCGAGCTACCGGGCGACGGGCGAAGAGGCGTTGCAGATGGCGGTGGCGCTGATCAAAAGCGGCGGCGTGGTGGCGGTAAAAGGCATTGGCGGCTTCCATCTGGTCTGCGATGCGGGCAACGAGGCCGCCGTGCGCTATCTGCGCGCGCGAAAACAGCGCCCGACCAAGCCGTTGGCGGTAATGCTGGTGTCAAGCGATGGCCTCTCCCCTGAAGCGCAGCGCCTGCTGGCCACACCTGCGGCGCCGATTGTGCTGGTGGAAAGCGCAAGCATCAGCGGCCTCTGTGAGGCCATTGCGCCTGGGCTTGATGAGATTGGTGTGATGCTGCCTTCAAACCCGGTGCAGCATCTGCTGGCGCAGGCGTTGCAGCGCCCGCTGGTGATGACCTCCGGCAACCTCAGCGGTAGACCGCCAGCACTCACCAACGCTGCCGCGCAGGCTGAGCTGGCGTCGATAGTCGACGGTTTCCTGCTGCATAATCGCGATATTGTGCAGCGCATGGATGACTCTGTGGTGCGGGCGAGCGGCGAGATGCTGCGGCGCGCGAGGGGCTATGTGCCCGATGCGCTGCCGCTGCCGCCGGGCTTTCGTGATATTCCGCCGCTGCTCTGCCTCGGGGCGCAGATGAAAAACACCTTCTGCCTGCTGCGCGGCGACAGCGCCGTGCCGGGGCAACATTTCGGCGATTTAACCGATGAGGGCGTTGAGGCGCAGTGGCAAAACGCCCTGCGCCTGATGCAGCAGATCTACGATTTCACGCCGCAGCAGGTAGTGGTGGACGCGCATCCGGCTTACCGCACTCGTGCATGGGCGGATCGCACCGGTCTGCCGCTTCGCTCCGTGCTGCATCACCACGCCCACGCCGCCGCCTGCCTGGGCGAGCATGGCTGGCCGCTCGACGGCGGGGATGTGATTGCCATCACCCTTGATGGTATCGGCATGGGTGAGGGCGGTGCGCTGTGGGGCGGGGAGTGTTTGCGGGTTAACTACCGCGACTGCGAGCACCTCGGCGGCCTGCCAGCTGTGGCGCTGCCGGGGGGCGATCTCGCCGCGCGTCAGCCGTGGCGCAACTTGCTGGCGCAGATGCTGGCCTTTGTTGAGAGGTGGCAGGCGTACCCGGAAACGGCGCTTATCCAACAGCAGAACTGGCCGGTGCTGGAGCGAGCAATTGCGCGCGGTATTAACGCACCGCTGGCCTCATCCTGCGGGCGGCTGTTTGACGCGGTGGCCTGCGCGCTCGGCTGCGCGCCAGAGCAGCTTAGCTATGAAGGGGAGGCCGCCTGCCAGCTGGAAGCGCTGGCGGCAAAAGCGGAAAACGTTGAGCACCCGGTAAAGATGCCGCTTTGCGGGAACCGGCTCGATCTGGCAACCTTCTGGCAGACGTGGCTGGGCTGGCAGGCGCTACCCTCCGCGCGGGCGTGGGCATTCCACGATGCGCTGGCGTGCGGCTTTGCCGGGCTTGCGCGCGAGCAGGCCTGCAAGCGCGGCATTACGACGCTGGTGTTCAGCGGCGGCGTGCTGCATAACCGCCTGCTGAAAGCCCGCTTACAGCACTACCTGGTCGATTTCACGCTGCTTTTTCCCCACCAGCTTCCGGCCGGGGATGGCGGCATCGCCTTCGGCCAGGGGCTGGTGGCGGCCGCGCGGGCTATTGCCCCAGCGCCTTCAGCAGCGCAAAGGCCTCTTTCATGCGATCTTCACTGA